A window of the Streptomyces sp. NBC_00878 genome harbors these coding sequences:
- a CDS encoding pep a2 — MKTVVPCYYHLDVEVSPERVDQVRRVLAARLRYWNLENLVEPVCHCAEMLLRSIEEHAADKNTTIEMWWNGQHLITAIADSDGEFHPESPARGCLVHIAALSDGWGCCGTGTGGKIVWFSRRARAIERAPLVPAVPVPSLREARRMPREMPVRALAVSMPGLLEDEVLVAASG; from the coding sequence ATGAAGACCGTAGTGCCCTGCTACTACCACCTCGACGTCGAGGTCAGCCCGGAGCGGGTCGATCAGGTCAGGCGCGTTCTGGCCGCCCGTCTCCGGTACTGGAACCTTGAGAACCTCGTCGAACCCGTCTGTCACTGCGCCGAAATGCTGCTCCGCTCGATCGAGGAGCACGCGGCGGACAAGAACACCACGATCGAGATGTGGTGGAACGGCCAGCACCTCATCACCGCCATCGCCGACAGCGACGGGGAGTTCCACCCGGAGTCCCCGGCGCGCGGCTGCCTGGTCCACATCGCCGCGCTGAGCGACGGCTGGGGTTGTTGCGGCACGGGCACCGGCGGAAAGATCGTCTGGTTCTCGCGCCGGGCCCGCGCCATCGAGCGCGCCCCGCTGGTCCCGGCCGTACCCGTGCCCAGTCTGCGGGAGGCTCGCCGCATGCCCCGCGAAATGCCCGTACGGGCGCTGGCGGTTTCCATGCCCGGGTTGTTGGAGGACGAGGTCCTCGTCGCGGCTTCCGGGTAG
- a CDS encoding long-chain fatty acid--CoA ligase, translating to MQGGLADSLYETADRDPTLSQLARRSDTSPADWSPVTAAELRDEVVDVARGFIAAGIFPGHRVAVMARTRYEWTVLSYALWSVGAEIVPIYPTSSHEQVGWILKDAGCVAVVVEDEQAIMTVGSVCASLPTLQHVWQLDAGALTDLKEQGRSVPVTTVESMRRIVLPDSTAVIAYTSGTSGPPKGCALSHRSMASPCDALLAGWGHTAARPGQQPAVLAFLPFSHVYGLMVQGLCMRGGMLMGHEPDLRAEKLSAALLSFRPTFLYAVPSVFEKIYKNFLRKAQEAGRGALFERAVRTAQDFAKASERHRLGTGPGPGFDLRLQHTLYEKTVYRKLRAALGGRVCGAVSGGSPLNRELALFYSGIGIFVHDGYGLTETSGGITAQPVGREKFGTVGRPLPDVEVHVAEDGEILVHGPSVFQGYINDETSTRAALRNGWLATGDLGRLDAEGYLSITGRKKDTVITSSGKSVAPAALEERLRVHPLIHQAVVVGDNRPCVGALITLDQEFLAHWRAVLAIPGEAQDREPREENALREEVKRAVAAANSTVSRSESIRVYRVLPEPFDVANGMLTPSMKLRRDAIAHRYAAEIEAMYQSSSRVPRSLTTTDPYGWDDTDNVFG from the coding sequence ATGCAGGGAGGGCTCGCGGACAGTCTCTACGAGACGGCGGACCGCGATCCCACCCTGTCGCAACTGGCGCGCCGCTCGGACACCTCGCCCGCGGACTGGTCCCCGGTGACCGCGGCCGAGTTGCGGGACGAAGTGGTGGACGTGGCCCGGGGTTTCATCGCGGCCGGGATCTTCCCGGGCCACCGTGTGGCCGTCATGGCGCGCACCCGCTACGAGTGGACGGTGCTCAGCTACGCGCTCTGGTCGGTGGGCGCCGAGATCGTGCCGATCTATCCGACGTCGTCGCACGAGCAGGTCGGCTGGATCCTCAAGGACGCCGGCTGCGTCGCGGTCGTGGTGGAGGACGAGCAGGCCATCATGACGGTCGGCTCCGTGTGCGCCTCACTGCCGACCCTGCAGCACGTCTGGCAGTTGGACGCCGGGGCCCTGACGGACCTCAAGGAACAGGGCCGGTCGGTACCGGTCACCACTGTGGAGTCGATGCGCCGGATCGTGCTGCCGGACTCGACCGCGGTCATCGCCTACACCTCGGGCACGTCGGGACCACCCAAGGGATGCGCCCTGAGCCATCGCAGCATGGCGAGCCCCTGCGACGCCCTGCTGGCCGGGTGGGGCCACACGGCGGCGCGCCCCGGGCAGCAGCCGGCGGTCCTCGCCTTCCTGCCCTTCTCGCACGTGTACGGCCTGATGGTCCAGGGGCTGTGCATGCGCGGCGGAATGCTGATGGGACACGAGCCCGATCTGCGCGCGGAGAAGCTGTCCGCGGCCCTGCTGTCCTTCCGCCCCACGTTCCTCTACGCCGTCCCGTCCGTCTTCGAGAAGATCTACAAGAACTTCCTCCGCAAGGCTCAGGAGGCGGGCCGCGGCGCCCTGTTCGAGCGCGCGGTCCGCACGGCACAGGACTTCGCCAAGGCCTCCGAGCGGCACCGGCTGGGAACAGGGCCGGGCCCCGGATTCGACCTGCGACTGCAACACACCCTCTACGAGAAGACGGTGTACCGGAAGCTGCGTGCGGCACTGGGCGGAAGAGTGTGCGGCGCGGTGTCGGGCGGCTCACCGCTGAACCGTGAACTCGCCCTCTTTTACTCGGGAATCGGAATTTTCGTCCATGACGGATACGGACTCACCGAAACCAGCGGCGGAATTACCGCCCAGCCGGTTGGCCGGGAGAAATTCGGAACTGTCGGACGTCCTCTTCCCGACGTGGAAGTCCACGTGGCCGAGGACGGGGAGATCCTGGTACACGGACCCTCGGTCTTCCAGGGCTATATCAACGACGAGACGAGCACCCGGGCCGCACTGCGGAACGGCTGGCTCGCCACCGGCGACCTCGGCCGGCTCGACGCCGAGGGCTATCTGAGCATCACCGGCCGCAAGAAGGACACCGTCATCACGAGCAGCGGCAAGAGCGTGGCTCCCGCGGCTCTCGAAGAACGTCTGCGGGTCCATCCGCTCATCCATCAGGCGGTGGTCGTGGGTGACAACCGGCCCTGCGTGGGAGCGCTGATCACCCTCGATCAGGAGTTCCTCGCGCACTGGCGCGCGGTCCTCGCCATCCCGGGCGAGGCCCAGGACCGCGAACCGCGCGAGGAGAACGCCCTGCGCGAAGAGGTCAAGCGCGCCGTCGCCGCGGCCAACAGCACCGTGTCGCGCTCGGAGTCCATTCGCGTGTACCGCGTACTCCCCGAACCGTTCGACGTGGCCAACGGCATGCTCACTCCCTCGATGAAGCTGCGCAGGGACGCCATCGCGCACCGCTACGCCGCCGAGATCGAGGCCATGTACCAATCGTCCTCGCGCGTTCCCCGGAGCCTCACGACCACTGATCCCTACGGCTGGGACGACACGGACAATGTCTTCGGGTGA
- a CDS encoding RICIN domain-containing protein codes for MIGSTRSPGRRIPTFLATLALVASAATAVAAAPPTKAAQAAALPTGWATVVNAGNGKCVDARAAATADGTAVQQYACNSGQAQQWQLQDTSDGNVRVAGRGDATKTWDVADVSAADGAAVQLWTYGGGANQQWQAVAESAGTYHFVNRHSGKCLDVPSASTADGTQLQQWTCNGSAAQSFHVNAVDTQQPPGTPDFGPNVTVFDPSTPAATIQSSLNSAFAQQETNQFGTARKAFLFKPGTYTADANVGFYTQVAGLGLSPDDVTIRGAVHAEADWFQGNATQNFWRSAENLSVTPTSGTDRWAVSQAAPYRRMHLRGNLQLDDGGWSSGGYMADALIDGQVRSGSQQQWLSRNTEWSSWTGSNWNMVFVGAQNAPATSFPNPPYTTVDQTPVSREKPFLYVDSAGAYKVFVPSVRTNSRGTTWASGTPAGASLPLSDFFIVKPGATAAQMNEALAQGKNLLVTPGVYHLNQTLKVTRPDTVVLGLGLATLIPDNGITAMTVADVDGVKLAGILVDAGTTNSAQLLEMGPSGSSADHGANPSSLHDVFFRVGGATVGKATTSLTINSDDVIGDHLWIWRADHGSGVGWNTNTADTGLVVNGDDVTMYGLFVEHYQKHQTIWNGNGGRTYFYQNEMPYDPPNQAAWMNGSTQGYAAYKVANSVTSHQVYGFGSYCYFNVNPGVTAEHAIEAPNNANVRFRSMVTVSLGGTGTIRHVINDRGGPSNSTTNVANLVSYP; via the coding sequence GTGATCGGATCGACGAGATCACCCGGCCGTCGGATACCCACGTTCCTCGCCACCCTCGCCCTGGTGGCGTCGGCCGCGACCGCCGTGGCCGCCGCCCCGCCCACGAAGGCCGCACAGGCCGCCGCCCTCCCCACCGGCTGGGCCACCGTCGTCAACGCGGGCAACGGCAAGTGCGTCGACGCCCGCGCAGCCGCAACGGCCGACGGCACCGCCGTCCAGCAGTACGCGTGCAACAGCGGTCAGGCCCAGCAGTGGCAGCTCCAGGACACCTCCGACGGCAACGTGCGGGTCGCGGGCCGCGGCGACGCCACGAAGACCTGGGACGTCGCCGACGTCTCGGCCGCGGACGGCGCGGCCGTGCAGCTGTGGACGTACGGCGGCGGGGCCAACCAGCAGTGGCAGGCCGTCGCGGAGAGCGCCGGGACCTATCACTTCGTGAACCGGCACAGTGGCAAGTGCCTCGACGTGCCGAGCGCCTCGACCGCCGACGGCACCCAGCTTCAGCAGTGGACCTGCAATGGCTCGGCCGCCCAGTCCTTCCACGTCAACGCCGTCGACACCCAACAGCCGCCCGGGACACCGGACTTCGGCCCGAACGTGACCGTCTTCGACCCGTCCACGCCGGCCGCCACGATCCAGAGCAGCCTCAACTCCGCCTTCGCCCAGCAGGAGACCAACCAGTTCGGCACCGCGCGCAAGGCCTTCCTCTTCAAGCCCGGCACGTACACCGCGGACGCCAACGTCGGCTTCTACACCCAGGTCGCCGGCCTCGGCCTCTCCCCCGACGACGTCACGATCCGCGGCGCGGTGCATGCCGAGGCCGACTGGTTCCAGGGCAACGCCACCCAGAACTTCTGGCGTTCGGCGGAGAACCTGTCCGTGACTCCGACGTCCGGCACCGACCGCTGGGCCGTCTCGCAGGCAGCCCCGTACCGGCGGATGCATCTGCGCGGCAATCTCCAGCTCGACGACGGCGGCTGGTCCAGCGGCGGCTACATGGCCGACGCGTTGATCGACGGACAGGTCAGGTCGGGCTCGCAGCAGCAGTGGCTGTCACGGAACACCGAGTGGTCCAGCTGGACGGGCTCGAACTGGAACATGGTCTTCGTCGGCGCGCAGAACGCCCCGGCCACCAGCTTCCCCAACCCCCCGTACACGACGGTCGACCAGACACCCGTCTCCCGTGAGAAGCCCTTCCTGTACGTCGACTCGGCCGGCGCCTACAAGGTGTTCGTGCCCTCCGTACGCACCAACTCGCGCGGCACCACCTGGGCATCCGGCACTCCGGCGGGCGCCTCGCTGCCGCTGTCGGACTTCTTCATCGTCAAGCCGGGCGCGACGGCGGCCCAGATGAACGAGGCGCTCGCACAGGGCAAGAACCTGCTGGTCACCCCGGGCGTCTACCACCTGAACCAGACCCTCAAGGTGACCCGCCCCGACACCGTCGTGCTCGGTCTGGGCCTCGCGACACTCATCCCGGACAACGGCATCACCGCGATGACGGTCGCCGACGTGGACGGCGTCAAGCTCGCCGGGATCCTCGTCGACGCCGGAACGACCAACTCGGCCCAGCTGCTCGAGATGGGCCCGAGCGGCTCCTCCGCGGACCACGGCGCCAACCCGAGCTCCCTGCACGACGTGTTCTTCCGCGTCGGCGGCGCGACCGTGGGCAAGGCCACCACCAGCCTCACCATCAACAGCGACGACGTCATCGGCGACCATCTGTGGATCTGGCGCGCCGACCACGGCAGCGGCGTCGGCTGGAACACCAACACCGCCGACACCGGGCTCGTGGTCAACGGCGACGACGTCACCATGTACGGCCTGTTCGTCGAGCACTACCAGAAGCACCAGACGATCTGGAACGGCAACGGCGGCCGCACGTACTTCTACCAGAACGAGATGCCCTACGACCCGCCCAACCAGGCGGCCTGGATGAACGGCTCCACCCAGGGCTACGCCGCCTACAAAGTCGCGAACTCCGTGACCAGCCACCAGGTCTACGGCTTCGGCAGCTACTGCTACTTCAACGTGAACCCGGGCGTCACGGCGGAGCACGCCATCGAGGCCCCCAACAACGCGAATGTGCGCTTCCGCAGCATGGTGACGGTCTCGCTAGGCGGCACCGGCACGATCCGGCACGTCATCAACGACCGCGGTGGCCCGTCCAACTCCACCACCAACGTCGCCAACCTCGTCAGCTACCCGTGA
- a CDS encoding alpha/beta fold hydrolase, whose amino-acid sequence MSTIAVKSAQLRSGLVLPYAEAGYPDGLPVVFVHSLADSWWMFEPLLRRLPAAVRGYAPTQRGHGDAERPSDGYRPEDFANDLVEFLDAVGIRRAVLVGASSGGVAARLVAGSHPDRVAGLVLVGAPATLADKPGITALWERVRALEDPVPRAFVEDLLGDLATRPLGRGLLATMAEENLKVPARVWRETMRGLLEADLAATLRGILVPTLVLWGDADSVLPRADQQRILDAIPGSVLVVYEGAGHVLYWEEPERVVQDVVGFAARVLPDGPDGGAPGRTGRPPFPDGGLDGP is encoded by the coding sequence GTGAGCACGATCGCGGTGAAGTCCGCCCAGCTGAGGAGCGGACTCGTCCTTCCGTATGCCGAGGCGGGTTATCCGGACGGCCTCCCCGTGGTCTTCGTGCACAGCCTCGCCGACTCCTGGTGGATGTTCGAGCCGCTGCTCCGGCGGCTCCCCGCCGCGGTGCGCGGATACGCCCCCACCCAGCGGGGCCACGGAGACGCCGAACGGCCCTCGGACGGCTACCGTCCGGAGGACTTCGCGAACGACCTGGTGGAGTTCCTCGACGCGGTCGGCATCCGCCGTGCTGTCCTGGTCGGGGCGTCGAGCGGTGGGGTAGCCGCACGCCTGGTCGCGGGCAGTCATCCCGACCGGGTCGCGGGCCTCGTCCTGGTGGGCGCCCCCGCGACGCTCGCCGACAAGCCCGGCATTACGGCCCTCTGGGAGAGGGTCCGAGCACTCGAAGACCCTGTGCCGCGCGCCTTCGTGGAGGACCTGCTCGGCGATCTCGCGACCCGGCCGCTGGGCCGCGGACTTCTGGCGACGATGGCCGAGGAGAACCTGAAGGTGCCCGCACGGGTGTGGCGCGAGACCATGCGCGGCCTGTTGGAGGCGGACCTGGCGGCGACACTGCGCGGCATCCTCGTCCCCACGCTCGTGCTCTGGGGCGACGCGGACAGTGTTCTGCCGCGCGCCGACCAGCAGCGGATCCTCGACGCGATCCCCGGCTCGGTCCTCGTCGTGTACGAGGGCGCCGGGCACGTTCTGTACTGGGAAGAGCCCGAACGGGTCGTCCAGGACGTCGTCGGTTTCGCCGCCCGGGTCCTGCCGGACGGCCCCGACGGCGGCGCTCCCGGCAGGACCGGGAGGCCGCCGTTCCCGGACGGCGGCCTGGACGGGCCCTGA
- a CDS encoding NPP1 family protein → MNGSPASKPSGSRRLRRRSLGVLAGAAALVFAFPSTALAAPPGALPANAEGLDQTFQPAYDYDTDGCYSTPAIGPDGTVNGGLNPSGALNGQCRDASDLDNTNSYSRSKCNNGWCAIVYELYFEKDQAVAGSGLGGHRHDWEHVVVWVQNNVAQYVSTSNHGSFTVHNRSAIRWDGTHAKIVYHKDGISTHCFRAATSGDEPPENHKGTWQYPPLVGWNGYPAGVRDKLTSYNFGSATLGIKDSTFNSHLSSAKPSGIAFDPNA, encoded by the coding sequence TTGAACGGCAGTCCGGCATCGAAGCCTTCCGGATCTCGGCGTCTGCGCCGGAGGTCGCTCGGCGTCCTCGCGGGCGCCGCCGCTTTGGTCTTCGCTTTCCCGTCCACCGCCCTGGCGGCCCCGCCCGGCGCTCTGCCCGCCAACGCGGAGGGACTGGACCAGACGTTCCAACCCGCCTACGACTACGACACGGACGGCTGTTACTCGACGCCCGCGATCGGTCCCGACGGCACCGTCAACGGCGGCCTCAACCCCAGCGGTGCCCTCAACGGCCAGTGCCGTGACGCCTCGGACCTCGACAACACCAACAGCTACTCGCGCTCCAAGTGCAACAACGGCTGGTGCGCAATCGTGTACGAACTTTACTTCGAGAAGGATCAGGCCGTGGCCGGCAGCGGGCTCGGCGGGCACCGGCACGACTGGGAACACGTCGTGGTGTGGGTGCAGAACAACGTGGCCCAGTACGTCTCGACGTCCAACCACGGCTCGTTCACGGTCCACAACCGCTCGGCGATCCGCTGGGACGGGACGCACGCGAAGATCGTCTACCACAAGGACGGTATCAGCACGCACTGCTTCCGGGCCGCTACCTCGGGCGACGAGCCGCCGGAGAACCACAAGGGGACCTGGCAGTACCCGCCGCTGGTCGGCTGGAACGGCTATCCCGCGGGTGTGCGCGACAAGTTGACGTCGTACAACTTCGGCAGTGCCACGCTCGGCATCAAGGACAGCACGTTCAACTCCCACCTGTCCTCGGCCAAGCCGTCCGGGATCGCGTTCGACCCCAACGCCTGA
- a CDS encoding phospholipid carrier-dependent glycosyltransferase → MSAPRITGPDGDEHTAPDLPTSTATGGRPGRFDGLKRFLRHRRSLYVLAVVALLAQMTVAMVTTAVEQTPTIDEPVYVATAEVYLKQHSLRYNPEHPPLGKLIIASGLVFTDARLDPHFVGSQMALGRSLLYESGNDPERIMLYARLPVIVLTLLLGLVVLAFARDLTGPAGGLTALALYAFSPDIIANGSLATLDVPAAGFLLTSVWLLWRARRQPYLCLPLAGVAMGAAVATRMSMLAMVPALMLLGVLSYWYARRTPGLGARERMRSLAYGAAAAVGMAVVAVAVVWATYLVVDPRLRWTQPETVPDIPGMRGRIAAWLPFPEAYRDGMRIQFGFEYEVWQGFLFGRLYEGSLWYYLPAALLVKTPLGMLALWLAGAVAMLTLRRLRPAAPYVLAPAALLLAVSMHGARDLGVRYAIFVPMFAAVAAAGVTLVRRRWVYGVTAALVCFVAVSSLRTYPYYLPYSNEAFGGPSKTRLRLHDSNVDWGQDLGRLADRLRRDHPGERVWLVFKGAGVPAYYGIDAANPLKAPLGEVHGLLVVSDSAAAKADGRLTALLDTSTPIDNVGHSITVYRRR, encoded by the coding sequence ATGAGCGCGCCGCGGATCACCGGGCCCGACGGCGACGAGCACACCGCGCCCGACCTGCCCACATCGACGGCAACGGGCGGGCGGCCAGGCCGCTTCGACGGACTCAAGCGCTTTCTGCGCCACAGGCGTTCGCTGTACGTGCTGGCCGTCGTCGCACTCCTCGCCCAGATGACGGTCGCGATGGTCACGACCGCCGTGGAGCAGACCCCGACCATCGACGAGCCCGTGTACGTGGCCACGGCCGAGGTCTACCTCAAGCAGCACAGCCTCCGTTACAACCCCGAACACCCGCCCCTGGGCAAGCTGATCATCGCCTCCGGGCTGGTGTTCACCGACGCGCGCCTCGACCCGCACTTCGTCGGCAGCCAGATGGCCCTGGGCCGCAGCCTGCTGTACGAGTCGGGCAACGACCCGGAGCGAATCATGCTGTACGCACGGCTCCCGGTGATCGTGCTGACCCTCCTGCTCGGGCTCGTCGTCCTCGCGTTCGCCCGCGATCTCACCGGCCCGGCGGGCGGGTTGACGGCACTCGCCCTGTACGCGTTCTCACCGGACATCATCGCGAACGGATCACTGGCCACCCTCGACGTACCCGCGGCCGGCTTCCTGCTCACGTCCGTATGGCTGCTGTGGCGGGCGCGGCGACAGCCGTACCTCTGCCTCCCGCTCGCCGGAGTGGCGATGGGCGCGGCCGTGGCCACCAGGATGAGCATGCTCGCGATGGTTCCGGCACTGATGCTGCTGGGCGTCCTGTCGTACTGGTACGCCCGCAGGACACCCGGGCTCGGCGCACGCGAACGGATGCGCAGCCTCGCGTACGGCGCCGCGGCCGCCGTCGGCATGGCGGTCGTGGCGGTCGCCGTCGTGTGGGCCACCTATCTCGTCGTCGACCCGCGGCTGCGCTGGACACAGCCCGAGACCGTGCCGGACATCCCCGGGATGCGCGGCCGCATCGCCGCGTGGCTGCCGTTCCCGGAGGCCTACCGGGACGGCATGCGCATCCAGTTCGGCTTCGAGTACGAGGTCTGGCAGGGCTTCCTGTTCGGCCGGCTCTACGAGGGCTCGCTCTGGTACTACCTGCCGGCCGCGCTCCTGGTGAAGACACCGCTCGGCATGCTCGCCCTGTGGCTCGCCGGCGCCGTCGCGATGCTGACACTGCGTCGGCTCCGGCCCGCGGCGCCGTACGTGCTCGCCCCCGCGGCCCTGCTGCTCGCCGTGTCCATGCATGGCGCCCGCGACCTCGGCGTCCGGTACGCGATCTTCGTACCGATGTTCGCGGCGGTCGCCGCCGCCGGTGTGACGCTCGTCCGCCGACGGTGGGTGTACGGCGTGACGGCCGCGCTGGTGTGCTTCGTGGCCGTCAGTTCGCTGCGGACGTATCCGTACTACCTGCCGTACTCCAACGAGGCGTTCGGCGGGCCGTCGAAGACCCGCCTGCGGCTGCACGACTCGAACGTCGACTGGGGCCAGGACCTCGGCCGCCTCGCCGATCGCCTCCGCCGGGACCACCCGGGCGAGCGGGTGTGGCTCGTCTTCAAGGGTGCCGGTGTGCCCGCGTACTACGGAATCGACGCGGCCAACCCGCTGAAGGCCCCGCTGGGCGAGGTGCACGGGCTGCTCGTCGTGTCCGACTCCGCGGCGGCCAAGGCCGACGGGCGGCTCACCGCGCTGCTCGACACCAGCACCCCGATCGACAACGTCGGCCACTCGATCACGGTCTACCGGCGGCGCTGA
- a CDS encoding endonuclease/exonuclease/phosphatase family protein, producing the protein MTTRRTNRRGRARALALALMCVLVALPAGSGAAPASRVAPPEGAAAPKATPGYYVGTFNIYGNVGHRGDAGDWIKDEADAIMRLTLGDPDRWLFIGLQEVCKAQGERFARELGMRSAFVDTGTDCADGQPFGNSVLFHSAAQLLPPALLPNPDGRNGERGIICAVIRAPGHPVLPGSQVTACSTHLTVGATKSREREEQAEFIRHGWKPDGTHILGADGPVVLAGDLNATPEAGELDDLYDATEASGPRETGPPYLHPTYGDGRKIDYLLTWGVRGSARWRDTGVRWTASSDHGFYYGELSIGAG; encoded by the coding sequence ATGACCACGCGTCGTACGAACAGACGCGGCAGGGCCAGGGCGTTGGCGCTGGCCCTGATGTGCGTTCTGGTGGCACTCCCCGCGGGAAGCGGAGCCGCCCCCGCAAGCAGGGTGGCCCCGCCCGAAGGGGCCGCCGCGCCGAAGGCCACCCCCGGGTACTACGTCGGCACCTTCAACATCTACGGGAACGTCGGCCACCGGGGCGACGCCGGCGACTGGATCAAGGACGAGGCCGACGCCATCATGCGGCTCACGCTCGGCGACCCCGACCGGTGGCTGTTCATCGGCCTCCAGGAAGTCTGCAAGGCCCAAGGGGAGCGGTTCGCCCGGGAGTTGGGCATGCGCAGCGCCTTCGTCGACACCGGCACCGACTGCGCCGACGGACAGCCGTTCGGGAACAGCGTCCTGTTCCACTCGGCCGCGCAACTCCTGCCGCCGGCGCTGCTGCCGAACCCGGACGGCAGGAACGGGGAGCGGGGCATCATCTGCGCCGTCATCCGTGCTCCTGGACATCCGGTCCTGCCGGGTTCACAAGTCACCGCGTGCAGCACGCACTTGACCGTCGGCGCCACGAAGAGCCGGGAACGGGAGGAGCAGGCCGAGTTCATCCGCCACGGCTGGAAACCGGACGGCACCCACATACTGGGCGCCGACGGCCCGGTCGTCCTCGCCGGTGACCTGAACGCCACGCCCGAAGCGGGGGAGTTGGACGACCTGTACGACGCCACCGAGGCGAGCGGCCCGCGTGAGACCGGGCCGCCGTACCTCCACCCGACCTACGGCGACGGCCGCAAGATCGACTACCTGCTCACCTGGGGTGTGCGGGGCTCCGCACGGTGGCGCGACACCGGTGTCCGCTGGACCGCCAGCTCCGACCACGGCTTCTATTACGGTGAGTTGTCGATCGGGGCTGGGTGA
- a CDS encoding DapH/DapD/GlmU-related protein — MNSESSAPEASADDSYFDYCPWDFARRASEEQRAAQAALQQRLADGGASFGPCCYVSPAAGVFTDVLRLGENSYIAGHAYVTGEMTAGADCTVNPYATVRGRIVLGDGVRIGAHSSLLGFNHGFAPDRPVHRQPLTSKGITVGDDVWIGSHVVVLDGVTIGDHCVVGAGAVVTKDLPPWTIAAGNPARPLRDRRGQGPARVRAPEGGLGDAVARFADRARGQAGDLLARNWNADTGRYRDRPGAAETVRAHCDAVEIADLLLHSPPPHLSAAEHAERLRALQDPVSGLVPELASDGGPGVLPAPAADGWIDDGTAEYHVLSVGYALDLLGSRFAHPVHVVRHMTADRLVARLDSLPWRTGAWSAGAWVDCWATGAHRNLELGAEAGAPGALEALFGWLGTRVGPWTGMWGEAASPAAGRLQLVNGYYRLTRGSFAQFGLPVPYAERVVDTVLAHGGDPRWFAADRQNACNVLDVAHPLWLAGQQTRHRAAEARAWAEEQLAQVLERWRDGAGFGFGPPGEGGGGPGRDPGLQGTEMWLAIIWLLADLVGVADRLGYRARGIHRPEAARSAALRIPSHPAPIDNSP, encoded by the coding sequence ATGAACTCGGAATCCTCGGCACCGGAAGCCTCGGCGGACGACTCCTACTTCGACTACTGCCCCTGGGACTTCGCCCGTCGTGCCTCCGAGGAGCAGCGCGCCGCGCAGGCCGCTCTTCAGCAGCGACTGGCCGACGGCGGCGCGAGCTTCGGCCCGTGCTGCTACGTCTCCCCCGCCGCCGGTGTGTTCACCGACGTGCTGCGGCTGGGCGAGAACTCCTATATCGCCGGGCATGCCTACGTCACCGGCGAGATGACGGCGGGCGCCGACTGCACGGTCAATCCGTACGCCACCGTGCGGGGCCGGATCGTCCTCGGGGACGGTGTGCGGATCGGCGCCCACAGCTCCCTGCTCGGCTTCAACCACGGCTTCGCGCCGGACCGGCCCGTGCACCGGCAGCCCCTCACCAGCAAGGGCATCACCGTCGGCGACGACGTGTGGATCGGCTCGCACGTCGTCGTCCTCGACGGGGTGACGATCGGCGACCACTGTGTGGTGGGCGCGGGCGCCGTCGTGACCAAGGATCTGCCGCCGTGGACCATCGCCGCCGGCAACCCGGCCCGTCCGCTGCGCGACCGCCGCGGTCAGGGGCCCGCCAGGGTACGGGCGCCGGAGGGCGGCCTGGGAGATGCCGTCGCACGGTTCGCGGACCGGGCCCGGGGGCAGGCCGGCGATCTGCTCGCCCGCAACTGGAACGCGGACACCGGCCGCTACCGCGACCGGCCCGGAGCGGCCGAGACCGTCCGTGCGCACTGCGACGCCGTCGAGATCGCCGATCTCCTCCTGCACTCGCCTCCACCGCACCTGTCCGCCGCCGAACACGCCGAGCGGCTGCGCGCCCTGCAGGACCCCGTCAGCGGGCTCGTGCCCGAACTCGCCTCGGATGGCGGTCCCGGTGTGCTGCCCGCCCCGGCGGCGGACGGCTGGATCGACGACGGCACGGCCGAGTACCACGTACTGTCCGTGGGTTACGCGCTGGACCTGTTGGGCTCCCGCTTCGCCCACCCGGTCCACGTCGTACGGCACATGACGGCGGATCGGCTCGTCGCACGCCTCGACTCCTTGCCGTGGCGGACCGGGGCATGGTCGGCCGGGGCCTGGGTGGACTGCTGGGCGACCGGCGCGCACCGGAACCTGGAGTTGGGTGCCGAGGCGGGTGCGCCCGGCGCGTTGGAGGCGCTGTTCGGCTGGCTGGGCACCCGGGTGGGTCCGTGGACGGGGATGTGGGGCGAGGCCGCCTCACCCGCGGCGGGCCGGCTGCAACTGGTCAACGGCTACTACCGCCTGACGCGCGGCTCGTTCGCGCAGTTCGGGCTGCCCGTGCCGTATGCGGAACGGGTGGTGGACACCGTGCTGGCCCACGGCGGTGATCCGCGCTGGTTCGCGGCGGACCGGCAGAACGCGTGCAATGTGCTGGACGTGGCGCACCCGCTCTGGCTCGCCGGGCAGCAGACCCGCCACCGGGCTGCCGAGGCGCGGGCCTGGGCCGAGGAACAGCTGGCCCAGGTGCTGGAGCGCTGGCGGGACGGGGCCGGTTTCGGGTTCGGTCCACCGGGCGAGGGCGGTGGTGGTCCGGGCCGGGATCCGGGTCTCCAGGGCACCGAGATGTGGCTGGCGATCATCTGGCTGCTGGCCGATCTGGTAGGGGTGGCGGACCGGCTGGGATATCGGGCGCGTGGCATCCATCGCCCGGAAGCGGCACGCTCGGCCGCTCTGCGGATCCCGTCTCACCCAGCCCCGATCGACAACTCACCGTAA